Proteins encoded together in one candidate division WWE3 bacterium window:
- a CDS encoding protein phosphatase 2C domain-containing protein — protein sequence MPFWERQADSASAEKPQTDEGRRFGVESGSCAYAYQKKQEQDEHPSNQDRYFTAGRAFGVFDGVGSLAESGTAAEMARDAIINKFQQYPRKLNVSEAQNLAQQSLETAQAAVMTLRGAGETTAAIGVIAYKENGERALIVAHAGDSRVYLRRQIQGKWQIYCLTVDDSEASKNMNQADAVRLQNKLDEVVDIEEAAKRGQVTPQEYTAYKQRHVMSNSVGPHAKGLNISGAWDIFTGDEIIIATDGVHDNLTNSEINKTLTEGKNSQEQAIALNNAAYLRSQDTRHPRHKADDITSVVTKVVAEDLQPVTPEAPTAPTDIKAGGQIKGWTVIARNGDFAILNKPELDEVGKEYTRTRTVYLPNYLQGLEQTD from the coding sequence ATGCCCTTCTGGGAACGACAAGCCGACTCAGCATCAGCCGAAAAACCTCAAACCGACGAAGGCCGACGCTTCGGGGTAGAAAGTGGTAGTTGCGCCTATGCTTATCAAAAAAAACAGGAACAGGACGAGCACCCCAGCAACCAAGATCGTTATTTTACTGCTGGTCGAGCATTTGGGGTTTTTGACGGAGTCGGCAGCCTGGCGGAAAGTGGCACCGCTGCCGAAATGGCTCGAGACGCTATAATCAACAAGTTCCAACAATATCCCCGTAAACTAAATGTTAGTGAGGCGCAAAATCTGGCGCAACAATCGTTAGAAACTGCTCAAGCGGCCGTAATGACTTTAAGAGGAGCCGGCGAAACCACCGCGGCCATCGGCGTAATTGCTTACAAAGAAAATGGGGAGCGCGCTCTTATAGTTGCCCATGCCGGTGATTCCAGAGTTTATCTACGCCGGCAAATTCAAGGAAAATGGCAAATATATTGCCTAACGGTTGATGATAGTGAAGCTTCAAAAAATATGAATCAAGCTGATGCTGTGAGATTGCAAAATAAATTAGATGAAGTTGTAGATATTGAAGAGGCAGCAAAACGGGGGCAGGTTACTCCTCAGGAATACACAGCTTACAAACAGCGACACGTAATGTCGAACTCCGTTGGACCGCACGCTAAAGGACTAAATATTTCGGGAGCTTGGGATATTTTCACCGGAGACGAAATAATTATAGCCACCGACGGGGTCCATGATAACTTAACTAACTCAGAAATTAATAAAACTTTAACTGAAGGCAAAAACTCTCAAGAACAGGCAATAGCTCTAAACAACGCCGCCTACTTACGCTCTCAGGATACCAGGCATCCCCGACATAAAGCTGATGACATTACCTCGGTTGTTACTAAGGTAGTCGCAGAAGATCTACAACCTGTTACTCCGGAAGCGCCCACAGCCCCGACAGACATAAAAGCCGGTGGGCAAATTAAAGGTTGGACGGTAATCGCAAGAAATGGCGACTTTGCTATTCTTAACAAGCCCGAATTAGATGAAGTAGGAAAAGAATATACTCGTACAAGGACAGTCTATTTACCGAACTACCTCCAAGGATTGGAACAAACTGACTGA
- a CDS encoding S1 RNA-binding domain-containing protein, with amino-acid sequence MAISKIQKSKKISDPENPMDKLLQKHTKVQPRVFKNGTLVEGTVVSMAHNRLLLDIGGKSEGIVIGRELEDTNRTVKNLKVGDTVLAKVIQSENDSGYTVLSLRRAEKERHWRDFKEYENLGTILEAKVTEYNKGGLVVEVLGVQGFVPLSHLDRGAHFAEDNSSTAAGSEADLAQKAESLVGQTLMVKVIEVNETNNRLVLSEKEVSSSHGKKAAASRLLEITVGSDLEGHVSGVTPFGVFVDLGGVEGLVHVSEMAWDKVTMPSKLYKVGDGVTVRVLTVDAASGKLALSIKALASDPWVGVSERYPEGKIVQGIVSKIAPFGAFVSLEPGVDGLIHVSETVGPLKEGEEVEVVVVSVEPGARRLGLSVRRLQSLK; translated from the coding sequence ATGGCAATTAGTAAAATTCAAAAATCAAAAAAAATTAGTGATCCTGAAAATCCGATGGACAAGCTCCTTCAAAAACATACGAAGGTGCAGCCCCGGGTTTTTAAGAATGGTACGCTCGTTGAAGGCACTGTGGTTTCGATGGCTCACAACCGATTACTTCTTGATATTGGTGGCAAGTCGGAGGGGATCGTTATTGGCCGGGAACTGGAGGACACTAACCGGACCGTCAAAAATTTAAAGGTTGGAGACACGGTTTTGGCTAAAGTGATCCAGTCGGAGAACGATTCCGGGTACACGGTGTTATCATTACGCCGGGCCGAAAAAGAGCGTCACTGGCGCGATTTTAAAGAGTACGAAAATCTAGGCACTATCCTTGAGGCCAAGGTCACCGAATATAATAAAGGTGGTCTGGTCGTCGAAGTTCTCGGAGTGCAAGGCTTTGTACCTTTAAGTCATTTAGATCGCGGGGCCCATTTCGCTGAAGACAATTCCAGCACAGCCGCTGGCAGTGAAGCGGACCTGGCCCAAAAAGCGGAGTCTTTAGTTGGCCAAACGTTAATGGTTAAAGTGATTGAGGTCAATGAGACCAATAATCGTTTGGTGCTTTCCGAAAAAGAAGTCTCGTCGTCCCATGGCAAAAAAGCCGCGGCGTCACGACTTCTGGAGATCACCGTCGGTTCCGATTTGGAAGGTCACGTCTCCGGCGTCACACCGTTTGGCGTGTTTGTTGATCTTGGTGGGGTGGAAGGATTAGTTCACGTCTCGGAAATGGCTTGGGATAAAGTAACCATGCCATCTAAACTCTACAAAGTAGGGGATGGCGTCACCGTGCGGGTTCTTACAGTCGACGCCGCCTCCGGGAAGCTGGCTTTAAGCATTAAAGCTCTCGCATCCGATCCTTGGGTCGGTGTATCCGAAAGATACCCGGAAGGCAAGATCGTGCAGGGTATAGTCAGTAAAATCGCTCCCTTTGGGGCGTTCGTAAGTTTGGAACCGGGCGTTGATGGCTTAATCCACGTTTCCGAAACCGTCGGTCCTCTTAAAGAAGGGGAAGAGGTGGAGGTCGTCGTCGTGAGTGTAGAGCCTGGCGCGCGTCGCTTGGGGTTGAGTGTACGGAGGTTACAAAGCTTGAAGTAA